One Curtobacterium herbarum genomic window carries:
- a CDS encoding NAD(P)/FAD-dependent oxidoreductase yields MPKILVVGGGYAGFYTAWKLEKHLRKGEADVVMVDPLPYMTYQPFLPEVAAGSIEPRHAVVSHRRHLKSTRVVTAKVTKVDHANRTATITPELGEPWEESYDQIVMTAGAVSRTFPIPGVADEAIGLKTIEEAAAIRDKILTNFAKAANMPAGPERQRLLTVVVVGGGFAGIEVFAELRSFVSDLLSSYPQIAFEDTHFHLVEAMGRIMPEVSLETSHWVLKNLAERGATVHLETQLASAVGGVCQLKAKDESIEVIESDLIIWTAGVMANPMVKGTDFPLEPRGRITVQPDLRIVDEDTVIADAWACGDVAAVPDLTGGGVGGMCVPNAQHAVRQAKQLAKNLVATIRGEATVDYKHENLGAVAGLGLGIGVFQSGKFAMKGFLAWGAHRGYHGLAMPSWERKIRVVGDWVGNFFLGRDIASLDDRETPRAAFEAWASRPKPAVEAAPEAESPAAGQPAGAAGPAYATPAEDVSKEAEPVAAGESAKTE; encoded by the coding sequence GTGCCCAAGATCCTCGTCGTCGGCGGCGGTTACGCCGGCTTCTACACCGCCTGGAAGCTCGAGAAGCACCTTCGCAAGGGCGAAGCCGACGTCGTGATGGTGGACCCGCTGCCGTACATGACGTACCAGCCGTTCCTGCCCGAGGTCGCCGCCGGGTCCATCGAGCCGCGTCACGCCGTGGTCTCGCACCGCCGCCACCTCAAGTCGACGCGCGTCGTCACCGCGAAGGTCACCAAGGTCGACCACGCGAACCGCACCGCGACGATCACCCCCGAGCTCGGCGAGCCGTGGGAAGAGTCCTACGACCAGATCGTGATGACGGCCGGCGCCGTGTCCCGCACGTTCCCGATCCCGGGTGTCGCGGACGAGGCCATCGGCCTGAAGACCATCGAAGAGGCCGCCGCGATCCGCGACAAGATCCTCACCAACTTCGCCAAGGCCGCCAACATGCCGGCCGGCCCCGAGCGGCAGCGTCTGCTCACGGTCGTCGTCGTCGGCGGTGGCTTCGCCGGCATCGAGGTGTTCGCCGAGCTCCGTTCCTTCGTGTCGGACCTGCTCAGCAGCTACCCGCAGATCGCCTTCGAGGACACGCACTTCCACCTGGTCGAGGCGATGGGCCGCATCATGCCCGAGGTCTCGCTCGAGACGTCGCACTGGGTGCTCAAGAACCTCGCCGAACGCGGTGCCACGGTGCACCTCGAGACACAGCTGGCCTCGGCCGTGGGCGGCGTCTGCCAGCTCAAGGCCAAGGACGAGTCGATCGAGGTCATCGAGTCCGACCTGATCATCTGGACCGCCGGCGTCATGGCGAACCCGATGGTCAAGGGCACCGACTTCCCGCTCGAGCCGCGCGGCCGCATCACCGTGCAGCCCGACCTGCGCATCGTCGACGAGGACACCGTCATCGCCGACGCCTGGGCCTGTGGTGACGTCGCAGCCGTCCCCGACCTCACCGGTGGTGGCGTCGGCGGCATGTGCGTGCCGAACGCCCAGCACGCGGTCCGTCAGGCGAAGCAGCTCGCCAAGAACCTCGTCGCCACGATCCGCGGCGAAGCGACGGTCGACTACAAGCACGAGAACCTCGGCGCCGTCGCGGGCCTGGGGCTCGGCATCGGTGTGTTCCAGTCCGGCAAGTTCGCCATGAAGGGCTTCCTCGCCTGGGGCGCCCACCGCGGCTACCACGGCCTGGCCATGCCGTCGTGGGAGCGCAAGATCCGCGTCGTCGGCGACTGGGTCGGCAACTTCTTCCTGGGGCGCGACATCGCGTCCCTCGACGACCGCGAGACCCCTCGCGCCGCGTTCGAGGCCTGGGCCTCCCGTCCGAAGCCGGCCGTCGAGGCTGCTCCGGAAGCGGAGTCCCCGGCCGCCGGCCAGCCCGCCGGCGCAGCAGGCCCCGCCTACGCGACGCCCGCCGAGGACGTCTCGAAGGAAGCCGAGCCCGTCGCCGCCGGCGAGTCGGCGAAGACCGAGTAA
- the mfd gene encoding transcription-repair coupling factor, which yields MTISGLIPALSRASSFDRALRAAPRDADFSVVDGLRVPLFAALLAARTGPQCAFVITATGREAEAVRDALSCTIPDADVLEFPAWETLPHERLSPSPQTVGTRIATLRALQRWQDTPVDERRTTVVVASVRAALQPIADNLTELAPVVLHTGSRGNDLSRLASQLVDLAYARVDLVTRRGEFAVRGGILDVFPPTADHPVRVDFFGDEIDGVKAFSVADQRSTEDDLGSVELTASRELLLSDDVRQRAREMLHEFPNLSQMLAKVAEGIPVEGMESLAPALVRKLVPVTDYLPEAATIAVFSPERVSGRAHSLAETNQEFLQAAWSAAVAGAQAPIDLDAGNFMTVQQLRNTRGQRTWWTVSPFDSGADEPVSDSDAVAEAGEYIRVPGESIPSFAGSADGAVAHVRELTADQWAVVVTAQGQGLVERAVQVLADAGVAARAGALDGPPEPGVAIVTTASVEHGFAVADPRIALLSEAEFYGRSVQQGARTVKKLASRRKNVVDPLQLKPGDVVVHATHGIGKFVELVSREVSSGGRNAVKQQREYLVLEYAPSKRNYPGDKLFVPTDQLDQLSRYVGGENPTLSKMGGSDWSAAKSKARKAVRDIAVDLVKLYSARMASKGHAFGPDTPWQRELEEAFPFAETADQLTTIDEIKRDMESPIPMDRLLSGDVGYGKTEVAIRAAFKAVQDGKQVAVLVPTTLLVRQHMETFQERFAGFPVNLRALSRFQTEKESKETLAGLADGTVDIVIGTHRILSQNVQFKDVGLVIIDEEQRFGVEHKDQLKKLKTNVDVLAMSATPIPRSLEMAVTGIREMSTLATPPEDRHPILTFVGPQSDLQVAAAIKREMLREGQVFYVHNRVKDIQSVASHLAEIVPDARIGVAHGQMAESTLEQVMVDFWERRFDVLVSTTIIETGLDIANANTLIIDKADKYGLSQLHQLRGRVGRGRERGYAYFLYDADKPLSETAQDRLETIAANNELGAGMQVAMKDLEIRGAGNLLGGEQSGHIAGVGFDLYLRMIGEAVSQFRGDVAEGQTELRLEIPVDAHIPDDYVESERLRLEAYQKLSAASAPAAQAEAIDMVLDELTDRYGTPPQAVLTLIEVSRLRRMAQQVGLSDVVVMGSNLRVAGKELADSAQVRLKRMFPGARWFPQQDAASIPVPKPHGETLPDDALIGWVESILTAVYGAPAREEASTA from the coding sequence GTGACGATCTCGGGCCTCATCCCTGCGCTCTCGCGCGCCTCCTCCTTCGATCGTGCGCTCCGTGCCGCTCCTCGTGACGCCGACTTCTCGGTCGTCGACGGGCTCCGCGTGCCGCTGTTCGCCGCACTCCTGGCCGCCCGGACCGGCCCGCAGTGCGCCTTCGTCATCACCGCCACCGGGCGTGAGGCCGAGGCGGTCCGCGACGCCCTGAGCTGCACGATCCCGGACGCCGACGTGCTCGAGTTCCCGGCGTGGGAGACCCTGCCGCACGAGCGCCTCAGCCCGAGCCCGCAGACGGTCGGCACCCGGATCGCCACGCTCCGCGCGCTGCAGCGGTGGCAGGACACCCCGGTCGACGAGCGCCGCACGACCGTCGTCGTCGCCAGCGTCCGTGCGGCGCTGCAGCCGATCGCCGACAACCTGACCGAACTCGCGCCGGTCGTGCTGCACACCGGGTCGCGCGGCAACGACCTCAGCCGTCTGGCGTCCCAGCTCGTCGACCTGGCGTACGCCCGTGTCGACCTGGTCACCCGCCGTGGGGAGTTCGCCGTCCGCGGTGGCATCCTCGACGTCTTCCCGCCGACCGCCGACCACCCGGTCCGCGTCGACTTCTTCGGCGACGAGATCGACGGCGTCAAGGCCTTCTCGGTCGCCGACCAGCGTTCGACGGAGGACGACCTCGGCTCGGTCGAGCTGACGGCGTCCCGCGAACTGCTCCTCAGCGACGACGTCCGGCAGCGGGCGCGCGAGATGCTGCACGAGTTCCCGAACCTGTCCCAGATGCTGGCGAAGGTGGCCGAGGGGATCCCGGTCGAGGGCATGGAGTCCCTCGCGCCCGCACTGGTCCGCAAGCTCGTGCCGGTCACCGACTACCTGCCCGAGGCGGCGACGATCGCGGTGTTCTCGCCCGAGCGGGTGAGCGGCCGTGCGCACAGCCTGGCCGAGACCAACCAGGAGTTCCTGCAGGCCGCCTGGAGCGCCGCGGTCGCCGGTGCGCAGGCGCCGATCGACCTGGACGCCGGCAACTTCATGACCGTGCAGCAGCTCCGCAACACGCGTGGGCAGCGCACCTGGTGGACGGTGTCGCCGTTCGACTCCGGTGCCGACGAGCCGGTCTCCGACTCCGACGCCGTCGCCGAGGCGGGGGAGTACATCCGCGTCCCGGGTGAGTCGATCCCGAGCTTCGCCGGCAGCGCCGACGGTGCGGTCGCCCACGTCAGGGAGCTCACCGCCGACCAGTGGGCCGTCGTGGTGACAGCGCAGGGCCAGGGGCTCGTCGAGCGTGCGGTGCAGGTGCTGGCCGACGCCGGGGTGGCCGCGCGCGCCGGGGCGTTGGACGGGCCTCCCGAACCGGGTGTCGCCATCGTCACGACCGCCAGCGTCGAGCACGGGTTCGCCGTTGCCGACCCGCGCATCGCGCTGCTCAGCGAAGCCGAGTTCTACGGCCGGAGCGTCCAGCAGGGCGCCCGGACCGTCAAGAAGCTCGCGAGCCGCCGGAAGAACGTCGTCGACCCGCTGCAGCTGAAGCCGGGCGACGTCGTCGTGCACGCGACCCACGGCATCGGCAAGTTCGTCGAGCTCGTCAGCCGAGAGGTCTCGAGCGGCGGCCGGAACGCCGTGAAGCAGCAGCGCGAGTACCTGGTGCTCGAGTACGCGCCGTCGAAGCGGAACTACCCGGGCGACAAGCTCTTCGTGCCGACCGACCAGCTCGACCAGCTGTCCCGGTACGTCGGTGGCGAGAACCCGACCCTGTCGAAGATGGGTGGCTCGGACTGGTCCGCGGCGAAGTCGAAGGCGCGCAAGGCCGTCCGCGACATCGCCGTCGACCTGGTGAAGCTGTACTCGGCGCGGATGGCGTCGAAGGGGCACGCGTTCGGCCCGGACACCCCGTGGCAGCGCGAGCTGGAAGAGGCGTTCCCGTTCGCGGAGACCGCCGACCAGCTGACCACCATCGACGAGATCAAGCGCGACATGGAGAGCCCGATCCCGATGGACCGGCTGCTGTCCGGCGACGTCGGCTACGGCAAGACCGAGGTCGCGATCCGGGCGGCGTTCAAGGCCGTGCAGGACGGCAAGCAGGTCGCGGTCCTGGTGCCGACGACGCTGCTCGTCCGCCAGCACATGGAGACGTTCCAGGAGCGCTTCGCCGGCTTCCCGGTCAACCTGCGCGCCCTCAGCCGGTTCCAGACCGAGAAGGAGTCGAAGGAGACGCTCGCCGGCCTGGCCGACGGCACCGTCGACATCGTCATCGGCACGCACCGGATCCTGTCGCAGAACGTGCAGTTCAAGGACGTCGGGCTCGTCATCATCGACGAGGAGCAGCGGTTCGGTGTCGAGCACAAGGACCAGCTGAAGAAGCTCAAGACCAACGTCGACGTCCTGGCGATGTCCGCGACGCCGATCCCGCGCTCGCTCGAGATGGCGGTCACCGGCATCCGCGAGATGTCGACGCTCGCGACCCCGCCGGAGGACCGGCACCCGATCCTGACGTTCGTCGGCCCGCAGTCCGACCTGCAGGTGGCCGCGGCGATCAAGCGCGAGATGCTCCGCGAGGGCCAGGTGTTCTACGTGCACAACCGCGTCAAGGACATCCAGTCGGTCGCCTCGCACCTGGCCGAGATCGTGCCGGACGCCCGCATCGGTGTCGCGCACGGACAGATGGCGGAGAGCACGCTCGAGCAGGTCATGGTCGACTTCTGGGAGCGCCGGTTCGACGTCCTGGTGTCGACGACGATCATCGAGACCGGCCTGGACATCGCGAACGCGAACACGCTGATCATCGACAAGGCTGACAAGTACGGGCTGTCGCAGCTGCACCAGCTCCGCGGTCGTGTCGGTCGTGGCCGGGAGCGCGGCTACGCGTACTTCCTCTACGACGCCGACAAGCCGCTGTCCGAGACCGCTCAGGACCGCCTCGAGACGATCGCCGCGAACAACGAGCTCGGCGCCGGCATGCAGGTCGCGATGAAGGACCTCGAGATCCGCGGTGCGGGCAACCTGCTCGGCGGCGAGCAGTCCGGTCACATCGCGGGCGTCGGGTTCGACCTGTACCTCCGGATGATCGGTGAGGCGGTGTCGCAGTTCCGTGGGGACGTCGCCGAGGGGCAGACCGAGCTCCGGCTCGAGATCCCCGTCGACGCGCACATCCCGGACGACTACGTCGAGTCCGAGCGGCTGCGCCTCGAGGCGTACCAGAAGCTCTCCGCCGCGTCGGCCCCGGCCGCGCAGGCCGAGGCGATCGACATGGTCCTCGACGAGCTCACCGACCGCTACGGCACGCCCCCGCAGGCCGTGCTCACCCTGATCGAGGTCTCCCGCCTGCGCCGGATGGCGCAGCAGGTCGGCCTGTCCGACGTCGTCGTGATGGGCTCGAACCTGCGCGTCGCCGGCAAGGAACTGGCGGACTCCGCGCAGGTGCGGTTGAAGCGGATGTTCCCGGGGGCGCGCTGGTTCCCGCAGCAGGACGCGGCGAGCATCCCGGTGCCGAAGCCGCACGGCGAGACCCTGCCGGACGACGCCCTGATCGGCTGGGTGGAGAGCATCCTCACCGCCGTCTACGGGGCGCCGGCGCGCGAAGAGGCGTCGACCGCCTGA
- the nhaA gene encoding Na+/H+ antiporter NhaA: MPSFLRSPRFSAVALLSAAVLGLVIANTALGPGLERGLDWHTPWGAIGLDLSIAHWVSDGLLAVFFLLVAVELKHELVAGELANPKTAVVPAIAAVGGVLVPALVYLLVTAGTPYTHGWPIPTATDIAFALGVLAMFGRGLPSTIRVFLLALAVLDDLIAIVIIAVVFAHGTDFLALGGAAVLLVVFAVLGRRLRPGSRAQPYLIVAMVIVGLVTWWLVYHSGVHATIAGVALGLVLPRRPAGTFHEHVEPWSNAVVLPVFAFVSAAVVVPAVGISDLSPTFWGVALSLPVGKVIGITLFGTIAGRLFRGPGRSTLSFGSVMTVGVLGGIGFTVSLLMNELAFAANEEIVDEGVLAVLVGSGIAMVASAVVVSVRARRYRGRRELSEAEATE; encoded by the coding sequence ATGCCCTCCTTCCTCCGTTCCCCCCGCTTCAGCGCCGTCGCGCTGCTCTCCGCCGCCGTCCTCGGTCTGGTGATCGCGAACACCGCGCTCGGCCCTGGCCTCGAGCGGGGCCTCGACTGGCACACCCCCTGGGGAGCGATCGGCCTCGACCTGTCGATCGCGCACTGGGTGAGCGACGGCCTGCTGGCAGTGTTCTTCCTGCTCGTCGCCGTGGAGCTGAAGCACGAACTCGTCGCCGGGGAGCTCGCGAACCCGAAGACCGCCGTGGTCCCCGCCATCGCCGCGGTCGGCGGCGTGCTCGTCCCGGCGCTGGTCTACCTGCTCGTCACCGCCGGCACCCCGTACACCCACGGCTGGCCGATCCCGACGGCGACGGACATCGCGTTCGCCCTCGGGGTCCTGGCGATGTTCGGTCGTGGCCTGCCCAGCACGATCCGGGTGTTCCTGCTGGCCCTGGCCGTCCTCGACGACCTCATCGCCATCGTCATCATCGCGGTGGTCTTCGCACACGGCACCGACTTCCTGGCGCTCGGGGGCGCCGCGGTCCTGCTCGTGGTGTTCGCGGTCCTCGGTCGTCGGCTGCGCCCCGGCAGTCGCGCGCAGCCGTACCTGATCGTCGCGATGGTCATCGTCGGCCTGGTCACCTGGTGGCTCGTCTACCACTCGGGCGTCCACGCGACGATCGCGGGCGTGGCGCTCGGACTCGTCCTCCCCCGCCGTCCGGCAGGCACGTTCCACGAGCACGTCGAGCCCTGGTCGAACGCCGTCGTCCTGCCGGTGTTCGCGTTCGTCTCCGCCGCGGTGGTCGTCCCCGCGGTCGGCATCAGCGACCTGTCGCCGACGTTCTGGGGCGTGGCCCTGTCGCTCCCCGTCGGCAAGGTCATCGGCATCACGCTCTTCGGCACGATCGCGGGACGGCTGTTCCGCGGGCCGGGCCGGTCGACGCTGTCGTTCGGCTCGGTGATGACCGTCGGCGTGCTCGGCGGCATCGGGTTCACCGTGTCGCTCCTCATGAACGAGCTGGCGTTCGCCGCGAACGAGGAGATCGTCGACGAGGGAGTCCTCGCCGTGCTCGTCGGCTCGGGCATCGCGATGGTCGCCTCGGCGGTCGTCGTCTCGGTCCGCGCACGCCGGTACCGCGGGCGTCGCGAACTGTCCGAGGCCGAGGCGACCGAGTAG
- a CDS encoding FtsB family cell division protein — MPSQKPRVRRVPVAMPEGAAAAQPWYRSLHFSGFSLLMLAIIVLFVVVLAPSLRTLVQQQEQISSMERQVAAQKADVAQKKHDLARWDDPAYIEAQARDRLLYVYPGEESYLVMGAEKGATATPAPTTESGTPVSSTVQTPKVDWVQSMLTSVLQAGLSDETRSELERTGSKGSTDSKGSTDSGSSSK, encoded by the coding sequence GTGCCCAGCCAGAAGCCCCGCGTCCGCCGCGTCCCCGTGGCGATGCCCGAGGGAGCCGCCGCCGCGCAGCCCTGGTACCGCTCGCTGCACTTCTCCGGCTTCAGCCTGCTGATGCTCGCGATCATCGTGCTCTTCGTCGTCGTGCTCGCGCCCTCGCTGCGGACCCTCGTGCAGCAGCAGGAGCAGATCAGTAGCATGGAGCGACAGGTGGCGGCGCAGAAGGCCGACGTCGCGCAGAAGAAGCACGACCTTGCACGCTGGGACGACCCCGCGTACATCGAGGCGCAGGCCCGCGACCGCCTGCTCTACGTGTACCCGGGCGAGGAGAGCTACCTCGTGATGGGCGCGGAGAAGGGCGCCACGGCGACCCCGGCACCGACCACCGAGTCCGGGACGCCGGTCAGCTCGACGGTGCAGACCCCGAAGGTGGACTGGGTGCAGTCGATGCTGACCTCGGTCCTGCAGGCCGGCCTGTCGGACGAGACGCGCAGCGAGCTCGAACGCACGGGCAGCAAGGGCAGCACCGACAGTAAGGGCAGCACGGACAGCGGCTCGTCATCGAAGTAG
- a CDS encoding DUF501 domain-containing protein, which produces MTTPPFDPPTDHDVRVVSAQLGRPARDVIGIAARCVCGNPTVVSTKPRLGNGTPFPTLYYLCHPAATAAVSTLEANQVMPELAALLEDPDTAEQYRRAHQAYLDDRESIEHVEEIVGISAGGMPTRVKCLHALVGHALAAGPGVNPIGDLALERADWSPSRCECRAYDEGADAGVGAGGGEN; this is translated from the coding sequence GTGACGACCCCTCCGTTCGACCCGCCGACCGACCACGACGTCCGGGTGGTGTCCGCCCAGCTCGGACGTCCCGCTCGCGACGTCATCGGCATCGCGGCACGCTGCGTCTGCGGCAACCCGACGGTCGTGTCCACGAAGCCACGCCTGGGCAACGGCACCCCGTTCCCGACGCTGTACTACCTGTGCCACCCTGCCGCCACCGCGGCGGTGAGCACCCTCGAGGCGAACCAGGTCATGCCCGAACTGGCCGCACTCCTCGAGGACCCCGACACCGCTGAGCAGTACCGACGCGCACACCAGGCGTACCTCGACGACCGCGAGTCGATCGAGCACGTCGAGGAGATCGTGGGCATCAGCGCGGGCGGCATGCCCACCCGCGTCAAGTGCCTGCACGCGCTCGTCGGTCACGCCCTCGCCGCCGGCCCCGGCGTCAACCCCATCGGCGACCTCGCGCTCGAGCGCGCGGACTGGTCGCCCTCCCGGTGCGAATGCCGGGCATATGATGAGGGTGCAGACGCCGGAGTCGGGGCGGGTGGCGGCGAGAACTGA
- the hisS gene encoding histidine--tRNA ligase, producing the protein MATTVTAPRGMRDHLPADKARREHVLGVIRGVYARHGFDEIETPVLEDAARLHSGLGGDNEKLAFAVMKRGLSTEDLHRAEAPLELADLGLRFDLTVPLARFYASHRAELPTVFRAVQIAPVWRAERPQKGRYRQFVQCDIDILGEPGQLAEIELIRATTAALDSLGIAGTSIRINDRRILLALLASWGIAEQTAADRALITIDKLDKIGPDGVAKELSESLDLDGAGLADTIRALESADWDSVQGAEWLDAQAFAELERLRAALPGVDLRFDPTLVRGMGYYTGTIFEVAHPDFGYSLGGGGRYDGMIGRFLGQDVPAVGFSLGFERLVDLVTLPDADAQDAVVLVYDKDTDPVRLAALKTEALGSHHRVRLEKRTKNMKNLLAVLVEQGFGSFATVDADTTTLDGVAFRPLA; encoded by the coding sequence ATGGCGACGACCGTGACGGCCCCCCGGGGCATGCGAGACCACCTCCCCGCGGACAAGGCCCGGCGCGAGCACGTGCTCGGCGTCATCCGGGGTGTGTACGCGCGCCACGGGTTCGACGAGATCGAGACCCCCGTGCTCGAGGACGCGGCGCGGCTGCACTCCGGACTCGGCGGCGACAACGAGAAGCTCGCGTTCGCGGTCATGAAGCGCGGCCTGAGCACGGAGGACCTGCACCGTGCCGAGGCGCCGCTGGAGCTCGCCGACCTCGGCCTGCGGTTCGACCTGACCGTGCCCCTCGCCCGCTTCTACGCGTCGCACCGTGCCGAGCTGCCGACCGTGTTCCGCGCCGTGCAGATCGCGCCGGTCTGGCGTGCCGAGCGGCCGCAGAAGGGTCGCTACCGCCAGTTCGTGCAGTGCGACATCGACATCCTCGGTGAGCCCGGGCAGCTGGCCGAGATCGAACTGATCCGCGCGACGACGGCGGCGCTCGACAGCCTGGGCATCGCCGGCACCTCGATCCGCATCAACGACCGCCGCATCCTGCTGGCACTCCTCGCCTCGTGGGGGATCGCCGAGCAGACGGCCGCCGACCGGGCCCTGATCACGATCGACAAGCTCGACAAGATCGGACCGGACGGCGTCGCGAAGGAGCTGAGCGAGTCGCTGGACCTCGACGGCGCCGGGCTCGCCGACACCATCCGCGCGCTCGAGTCCGCCGACTGGGACAGCGTCCAGGGTGCCGAGTGGCTGGACGCCCAGGCCTTCGCCGAGCTCGAGCGACTGCGGGCAGCGCTGCCCGGCGTCGACCTGCGCTTCGACCCGACACTCGTCCGCGGCATGGGCTACTACACCGGGACGATCTTCGAGGTCGCCCACCCGGACTTCGGCTACAGCCTCGGTGGCGGCGGACGCTACGACGGCATGATCGGCCGCTTCCTCGGCCAGGACGTCCCCGCGGTCGGGTTCTCGCTCGGGTTCGAACGGCTCGTCGACCTGGTCACGCTGCCGGACGCCGACGCACAGGACGCCGTCGTCCTCGTGTACGACAAGGACACGGACCCGGTGCGCCTCGCAGCCCTGAAGACCGAGGCCCTCGGATCGCACCACCGGGTGCGCCTCGAGAAGCGCACGAAGAACATGAAGAACCTGCTCGCCGTCCTGGTGGAGCAGGGCTTCGGGTCGTTCGCCACGGTGGACGCCGACACGACGACGCTCGATGGCGTCGCGTTCCGGCCGCTCGCCTGA
- a CDS encoding MazG family protein translates to MTSVDALVAVVDRLLDPEHGCVWNREQTHASLARYAVEETYELVDAIDGDDTEELREELGDVLYQVVLHAGIAAHQGRFDLDDVADSVREKMQRRHPHVFGDEEAHTVEDVVRVWRAAKAAEKAGRSSVYAGVPRAMPPLERAVKLFERLEERGDLHAAVASVADGSVVEQVGTVDGGADPVAPAVPAVGEAAQQPFGSRVDVAWGAGMLAEVAVVHEQGIDPVASLRAAVALLEAAARQAEQVSAEEVAGS, encoded by the coding sequence ATGACCTCCGTTGACGCACTCGTCGCCGTCGTGGACCGCCTGCTCGACCCCGAGCACGGCTGCGTCTGGAACCGCGAGCAGACCCATGCGAGCCTCGCCCGGTACGCCGTCGAGGAGACCTACGAACTGGTCGACGCCATCGACGGCGACGACACCGAGGAACTGCGCGAAGAACTCGGCGACGTGCTGTACCAGGTGGTGCTGCACGCCGGGATCGCTGCACACCAGGGGCGGTTCGACCTGGACGACGTCGCCGACAGCGTCCGCGAGAAGATGCAGCGCCGCCACCCGCACGTGTTCGGGGACGAGGAGGCGCACACCGTCGAGGACGTCGTCCGCGTCTGGCGTGCTGCGAAGGCCGCGGAGAAGGCGGGCCGCAGCAGCGTGTACGCCGGAGTGCCGCGGGCGATGCCGCCGCTCGAGCGTGCGGTGAAGCTGTTCGAACGGCTGGAGGAGCGCGGGGACCTGCACGCGGCGGTGGCCTCGGTCGCGGACGGCAGCGTGGTGGAGCAGGTCGGGACGGTCGACGGTGGGGCCGACCCCGTGGCGCCTGCGGTGCCTGCGGTCGGTGAGGCGGCGCAGCAGCCGTTCGGCAGCCGGGTCGACGTCGCCTGGGGAGCGGGGATGCTCGCCGAGGTGGCGGTGGTGCACGAGCAGGGGATCGACCCGGTGGCGAGTCTGCGGGCGGCGGTGGCGCTGCTGGAGGCGGCGGCTCGCCAGGCGGAGCAGGTGTCGGCCGAGGAGGTGGCGGGGTCGTAG
- the eno gene encoding phosphopyruvate hydratase, translated as MAVIDAVGAREVLDSRGNPTVEVEVLLDDGVVSRALVPSGASTGAFEAYELRDGDDSRYGGKGVLKAVEAVLDEIGPALEGFDATDQRLVDAALIELDGTENKSRLGANAILGASLAVARAAADSVDLPLFRYLGGPNAHTLPVPLMNVVNGGAHADTNVDIQEFFLVPYGAESFSEALRWGVETYHALKGELKKQGLATGLGDEGGFAPELASNRAALDFLLAAIEKAGFTPGKDIALGLDVASTEFFHDGKYAFEGKQLSSQEFTQYFVDLARDYPLATIEDPLAEDDWEGWTHLTAELGSKLQIVGDDLYVTNPKRLQRGIDEKAGNSILVKVNQIGTLTETLDAVSLAQRHGMTAILSHRSGETEDTTIADIAVAVDGGQIKTGAPARSDRVAKYNQLLRIEEELGDAAVYAGRSAFPRSASL; from the coding sequence GTGGCAGTGATCGATGCCGTAGGCGCACGCGAAGTCCTCGATTCCCGAGGCAACCCGACGGTCGAGGTCGAGGTCCTGCTGGATGACGGCGTCGTCTCGCGCGCGCTCGTCCCCTCCGGTGCCTCCACCGGCGCCTTCGAAGCGTACGAACTGCGTGACGGCGACGACTCCCGCTACGGCGGCAAGGGCGTGCTCAAGGCCGTCGAGGCCGTGCTCGACGAGATCGGCCCGGCGCTCGAGGGCTTCGACGCCACCGACCAGCGCCTCGTCGACGCCGCGCTCATCGAGCTCGACGGCACCGAGAACAAGTCCCGCCTCGGCGCGAACGCGATCCTCGGCGCCTCGCTCGCCGTCGCCCGTGCCGCGGCCGACTCGGTCGACCTGCCGCTGTTCCGCTACCTCGGTGGCCCGAACGCGCACACGCTGCCGGTCCCGCTCATGAACGTCGTCAACGGCGGTGCCCACGCGGACACCAACGTCGACATCCAGGAGTTCTTCCTGGTGCCCTACGGCGCCGAGTCCTTCTCGGAAGCGCTCCGCTGGGGCGTCGAGACCTACCACGCCCTCAAGGGTGAGCTGAAGAAGCAGGGCCTGGCGACCGGCCTCGGTGACGAGGGCGGCTTCGCCCCGGAGCTCGCCTCGAACCGTGCGGCGCTCGACTTCCTGCTCGCCGCCATCGAGAAGGCCGGCTTCACCCCGGGCAAGGACATCGCGCTGGGCCTCGACGTCGCCAGCACCGAGTTCTTCCACGACGGCAAGTACGCGTTCGAGGGCAAGCAGCTCTCCAGCCAGGAGTTCACGCAGTACTTCGTCGACCTGGCGCGCGACTACCCGCTCGCCACGATCGAGGACCCGCTGGCCGAGGACGACTGGGAGGGCTGGACCCACCTGACCGCCGAGCTCGGTTCGAAGCTGCAGATCGTCGGCGACGACCTGTACGTCACGAACCCGAAGCGCCTGCAGCGTGGCATCGACGAGAAGGCCGGCAACTCGATCCTGGTCAAGGTGAACCAGATCGGCACGCTGACCGAGACCCTCGACGCGGTCTCGCTCGCGCAGCGCCACGGCATGACAGCGATCCTGTCCCACCGCTCCGGTGAGACCGAGGACACCACCATCGCCGACATCGCGGTCGCGGTCGACGGCGGCCAGATCAAGACCGGTGCGCCGGCTCGTTCGGACCGTGTCGCGAAGTACAACCAGCTCCTCCGCATCGAGGAAGAGCTCGGCGACGCCGCGGTCTACGCCGGCCGCTCGGCGTTCCCGCGCTCGGCTTCGCTGTAG